The Cyclobacterium amurskyense genome contains the following window.
ATCCCTGATCCACGACTTCTTTTGTGGAGATAAACTGGTTGGACCACCTGCATTCGAAGCAAATACAAAATTTAACATCTGCAGCTTTCACCGCTTTTTCAATTTCCTTGCAATCTTCCCAGGACAAAGCCATTGGTTTTTCCAAAATGATATGTTTTCCCGCCTTTGCTGCAGCCAATGCATGTTCAGTATGTTGATAGGTGTAGCTACAAATGGAAACAGCATCTATACTTTTGTCTTTTAACATTTCATCAAGGTCTGTGTAAGATTTGATGTCTGTTCCCCAGGTCTTGCTTAATTCGGCATCGTCATGTTTTCTGGATGAAAAAATAGCCGAAACCTGAGCATATTCTCCCGCGTTTATCGCGTTTATATGTGCTGTAGCTACCCAACCGTATCCAATAATCCCAACATTTAATTTTTTCATAATTATCTCTTTATTAAATAGTTAATAGTTAAAATGATTATTTTAAAGCCTTTTTTAATACTTTGTCCAGTGATATCTTTTTACCGCCTTTGTTTTTACTTTCCTGAGCTGCTTCCATAAAGGCATAGATTTCAAAAGTTTCTTCAGCCGATACCGGGGCTTTATTTTGAAGGAAAAATTCAACTACTTTGACAACCAGGGATCGATAACCTGTAAACGAACCCAAATCAACGATTTCTTTTTCTTTGAATACTGTTCCTCCAAAATCACGTTTTCCTTCCCTAATGCCTCTGAAAACGCCTACCCTGCCATCTTTCCAGTAGCCTATAACTAGGTCTTCGGCTTCTGAATGTTGCACTTGCTGTACTTCCACACAGCCTGGTCCCATCACGGTAAATAGGTATTCAATGCCATGAATCCCATACCAAAACAAGTCTGTATGGCTCTTTTCCAAAGCCGCAGGACTAAAAGTATGGGCACTTATTACCTCAGAAGGATTGATATTTTGAGCGCTTTCCATGTACCTCAAGGCTGAGGAGGAAAAGATGGGCACTCCGTATTTCTCTGCCTCTTTGTAGATATCCACCACTCCTTGTAAATCCTCTGCAACAGGCTTGTCTACAAATACAGGTTTTCCTGCTTTCAGCGCTGGGAGAACTTCCTTCATATGAGGTCTGCCGTCATTGGTCTCTATCATCACCACGTCCACCATCTCAATCAATTGATCCATGGAATCAACCATGGCAACCCCCATCTCCTCCACATCTTTTTGATAACTGCTAAGTTGTTCTGGAGTGAAGTCAACATCAGGATTTCCAGGTGGGTGGTACAATGCCACCATTTTACAACCAAAAAGGTCTTTCTTTTTATTTGGGTCGTTTAGTATTTTTGAAAATGCCGCACTATGGACCGATAAGCCTACCAGACCTACCTTTAAGTCTTCCCTTGGAAGGTTTTTGGCTATAGAAAATAAGGGCTGCCCCAATAAGCTTAACCCAACTCCCCCAAAGGATAGCTTTTTAACAAAATTCCTGCGTACTATTTTATTTTCGACCATTTACTCTATTGATTAAATATTACTTCTTTCAGTTCCTGTCTTTAAAATCACTCCCATTGGGAGACGATAAAACCTATTCCATTTTTTGAAACAAGATCTATGACTCGTCTCCCGCATGTTAGTGGTTTGCTACCTTTATTCAGTACACACAGAATTAATAACCTGGATTTTGTTCCAATGCCGGATTGATATCAATCTCTGATAAAGGGATTGGAATTAATTCCATGTCTGCTGTTATGCTACCTGTTTTATCAATTACTTTATAATGACCGCTCATTGGCCCAGACGTTTCCACAGAGTAATCCGTATAATTGGCCGGATCATCAGTCAATTTCATTCCATAAAATTGTTTGTTCATTACCTCTTCAAAAATGCCCCACCTACGGATATCCATGTATCTGATTGTTCTTTCAATACAAAACTCTACCCTTCTTTCTCTCCGTAAAATTTCCGTCAGCTTAGCAGGATCTGTCTCCGTAACCATTGGCATCATTACAGCTTCTCTCCCTCTAATCTCATTGATGGTCTGATCGAGTAGGTCCTTATTAATTATGTCACCATTTTCGATCTTAGCCTCTAAATAACTCAACAGCACTTCTGCGTACCTCAACAAAATGATATCGTCTCCTGAATTTCCAAAATCACCTGCATAATCTTCAGTAACATATTTCTTCCACCCATAGCCAGTGGCACCTGGTAAAGCTGCAATGTTGTTTGAAGCCCTATCTGGATGAGCTAAAAACAGCCTTCCTCTAAATTCGGTGTATTCTGGAAGAAAAATGCTGGCATAAAGCCTTGGATCCCTGTTGTCAAATGGGTTTTCGGGATCGTACAATGGCGAATCTTCTATGGGAAGACCATCATTCATTAAAAACGCATCTACCATGCCCTGATAGGGATTGACTTCTGAATATCCACCGTAAAATTCTGGGTGGTGGTTTCTTTGGTTGTGTGTGTTCCCATAAAGACCAGCAATACAATTGGTAGACAGGATAATCTCGCTACTCCCCTCACCTGCTTCTTCAAAAATCGTTTTGTATCTAGGATCTATTTCATGCACCTGCAGCCCAATAATCTCTTCATAAACAGCAATTGCCTCAGCCCATTTTTCATCAATCATCAGCAATCTACCTTTGATACCCAGAGAAGCAGCTTTAACTATTCTGCCTTTTT
Protein-coding sequences here:
- a CDS encoding RagB/SusD family nutrient uptake outer membrane protein gives rise to the protein MKTYKKLGLVSVLSILILIGQTGCQDWLDEQPLVQLSEGSFWNSQSDAMLALTGVYNGSNVGNNSYTNELLILSSATDDSSYKFGSVGNIYSGYLRAADTQVVLAIWQRAYRTIFKANYFLENIGRVEMDQTIKDEWIAEVKFLRAYEYFYMSLLYGGVPLITNVMTIEEANTQTRNSRTEVVDFAIQELTAAAADLPASRPENEKGRIVKAASLGIKGRLLMIDEKWAEAIAVYEEIIGLQVHEIDPRYKTIFEEAGEGSSEIILSTNCIAGLYGNTHNQRNHHPEFYGGYSEVNPYQGMVDAFLMNDGLPIEDSPLYDPENPFDNRDPRLYASIFLPEYTEFRGRLFLAHPDRASNNIAALPGATGYGWKKYVTEDYAGDFGNSGDDIILLRYAEVLLSYLEAKIENGDIINKDLLDQTINEIRGREAVMMPMVTETDPAKLTEILRRERRVEFCIERTIRYMDIRRWGIFEEVMNKQFYGMKLTDDPANYTDYSVETSGPMSGHYKVIDKTGSITADMELIPIPLSEIDINPALEQNPGY
- a CDS encoding Gfo/Idh/MocA family protein, whose amino-acid sequence is MVENKIVRRNFVKKLSFGGVGLSLLGQPLFSIAKNLPREDLKVGLVGLSVHSAAFSKILNDPNKKKDLFGCKMVALYHPPGNPDVDFTPEQLSSYQKDVEEMGVAMVDSMDQLIEMVDVVMIETNDGRPHMKEVLPALKAGKPVFVDKPVAEDLQGVVDIYKEAEKYGVPIFSSSALRYMESAQNINPSEVISAHTFSPAALEKSHTDLFWYGIHGIEYLFTVMGPGCVEVQQVQHSEAEDLVIGYWKDGRVGVFRGIREGKRDFGGTVFKEKEIVDLGSFTGYRSLVVKVVEFFLQNKAPVSAEETFEIYAFMEAAQESKNKGGKKISLDKVLKKALK